The Streptomyces sp. NBC_00344 genome includes a window with the following:
- a CDS encoding ABC transporter permease, which yields MSAYAALTRANYHAYVRDVTTVFFTFAFPLLFLVVFGLIFKGQAVQDGGPPYINYIAPGVLSWGVGNAAMFGVAFTMMHWRRDDILRLIWRTPTSLPSVLASRYAIAVGVGLVQAVLFTGVALLPLFGLRLAASWPLVIPVLILGITTFMALGLVIGSLANTPEAVAAIANCIMVPMAFLSGSFYPGDLMPGWLRDVSLALPLRYFNDGVLGVLSRTHHGSAADIGLACAGLIGFAVLFALIAAKTFRWSNHG from the coding sequence GTGAGCGCGTACGCCGCACTGACCCGGGCCAACTACCATGCCTACGTACGGGATGTGACCACGGTCTTCTTCACTTTCGCCTTCCCCCTGCTGTTCCTCGTCGTGTTCGGCCTGATCTTCAAGGGCCAGGCCGTCCAGGACGGCGGCCCGCCGTACATCAACTACATCGCTCCCGGTGTGCTGTCCTGGGGGGTCGGCAACGCCGCCATGTTCGGTGTGGCCTTCACCATGATGCACTGGCGTCGCGATGACATTCTGCGCCTGATCTGGCGCACCCCCACGTCTCTGCCGTCCGTGCTGGCCTCTCGCTACGCGATCGCGGTGGGGGTGGGGCTGGTGCAGGCCGTCCTGTTCACCGGCGTCGCACTGCTGCCGCTGTTCGGGCTGCGCCTCGCGGCGAGCTGGCCGCTCGTCATCCCCGTGCTCATCCTCGGAATCACCACCTTCATGGCCCTCGGACTGGTCATCGGAAGCCTCGCGAACACACCCGAAGCGGTGGCCGCGATCGCCAACTGCATCATGGTGCCGATGGCCTTCCTCTCGGGTTCGTTCTACCCCGGCGACCTGATGCCCGGCTGGTTGCGTGACGTGTCTCTGGCCCTGCCACTGCGCTACTTCAACGACGGCGTCCTGGGTGTTCTGTCCCGGACCCACCACGGCAGTGCGGCCGACATCGGCCTCGCCTGCGCGGGGCTGATCGGCTTCGCCGTGCTGTTCGCGCTGATCGCGGCCAAGACCTTCCGCTGGAGCAACCACGGATGA
- a CDS encoding TOMM precursor leader peptide-binding protein, with protein MTTDLAAPPVTLMDTASATLRDALAARHRSAPPLVVPLGAADTLTAGRDPHAAARPAATVHLTWDAVLIGPWGASDPAHPACGQCLAMRWQRLRTRSEREAWETGTATRAAGVWPALPAHVVDAVAALYESIMTRDGNRPWPQVTRLDLATLQVISVPLIGEPLCPHCTAVPAAQDTPTMPVSRPKPSPDTYRLRSPGSYALPADALANQVCGLLAAATWTDVTSPTTAPVAGSVFMRGYAGLTDVTFSGQANSFRASRDLAFLEGLERYAGTHRRNRAVLLTEAYQVLGDRALDPRDCGLYVPQTYRDDPLLSPFDPDRPIPWVGGYSLRDERPVLVPARLVHYSAGLASDNFVFECSNGCATGSCLEEAVLFGLLELIERDAFLLGWYGNARLTEIDLGSCTRGATRAMVDRAALQGYDVHVFDNRVDLPVPVATGLALRRDGGPGTLAFAAGAAFDPETAVESAVAEILTYLPHLPGQVRERPEELAAMADDFDLVRRLPDHAALFGLPRMAHHASGYLRPTAVRPLAELYGEWEQRRPRTSDLLDDLLLCRDALTTAGYDVIVVDQTTPEQKRMGLRTVATVVPGLLPIDFGWARQRALHMPRLRTAFRRAGLRGSDLGESELRRVPHPFP; from the coding sequence ATGACCACCGACCTCGCCGCGCCGCCGGTGACGCTCATGGACACCGCGTCGGCCACCCTGCGCGACGCCCTGGCAGCGCGCCACCGCTCGGCGCCACCGCTCGTCGTGCCGCTCGGAGCGGCCGACACCCTGACCGCGGGCCGCGATCCACACGCCGCTGCACGCCCCGCCGCGACCGTGCATCTCACCTGGGACGCCGTGCTCATAGGTCCCTGGGGCGCATCGGACCCGGCGCATCCCGCATGCGGGCAGTGCCTGGCCATGCGCTGGCAGCGGCTGCGCACCCGCTCCGAGCGCGAGGCCTGGGAAACGGGCACGGCCACCCGGGCGGCAGGCGTGTGGCCGGCTCTTCCCGCGCACGTCGTCGACGCCGTCGCGGCGCTGTACGAGAGCATCATGACCCGGGACGGAAACCGGCCCTGGCCGCAGGTCACCCGGCTCGACCTGGCCACGCTGCAGGTCATCAGCGTGCCCTTGATCGGCGAACCATTGTGCCCGCACTGCACGGCCGTGCCGGCCGCGCAGGACACGCCGACGATGCCGGTGTCGCGGCCGAAGCCGTCCCCGGACACCTACCGGCTGCGCTCGCCCGGTTCGTACGCCTTGCCGGCCGACGCACTGGCCAACCAGGTCTGCGGCCTGCTCGCCGCCGCGACCTGGACCGACGTCACATCGCCCACGACCGCTCCGGTGGCCGGCAGCGTGTTCATGCGCGGCTACGCGGGGCTGACCGACGTCACCTTCAGCGGCCAGGCCAACTCCTTCCGCGCCAGCCGCGACCTCGCCTTCCTGGAAGGGCTGGAACGCTATGCGGGCACCCACCGCAGAAACCGCGCGGTGCTGCTCACCGAGGCCTACCAGGTGCTGGGCGACCGTGCACTCGACCCGCGCGACTGCGGCCTCTACGTCCCGCAGACCTATCGGGACGACCCCCTGCTCAGCCCCTTCGATCCCGACCGCCCGATCCCGTGGGTGGGCGGCTACTCCCTGCGCGATGAACGCCCTGTCCTCGTTCCGGCCCGGCTTGTCCACTACAGCGCCGGTCTGGCGTCGGACAACTTTGTCTTCGAGTGCTCCAACGGCTGCGCGACCGGAAGCTGTCTGGAGGAGGCGGTCCTGTTCGGGCTGCTGGAACTCATCGAGCGTGACGCCTTTCTGCTCGGCTGGTACGGCAATGCCCGGCTGACCGAGATCGACCTCGGCTCCTGCACCCGAGGGGCGACGCGCGCCATGGTCGATCGCGCGGCACTGCAGGGTTACGACGTCCACGTCTTCGACAACCGCGTCGACCTGCCGGTGCCGGTCGCCACCGGGCTCGCGTTACGCCGTGACGGGGGCCCCGGCACGCTCGCCTTCGCCGCCGGTGCCGCCTTCGACCCGGAAACGGCAGTGGAGTCCGCGGTGGCCGAGATCCTCACGTACCTGCCGCATCTGCCGGGCCAGGTCCGCGAACGGCCGGAGGAACTGGCAGCCATGGCTGACGACTTCGACCTGGTACGCCGCCTGCCCGACCACGCGGCCCTCTTCGGGCTGCCCCGGATGGCCCACCACGCGTCGGGCTACCTCCGGCCCACCGCCGTACGGCCGCTGGCCGAGCTCTACGGGGAGTGGGAGCAGCGACGCCCGCGTACCAGCGATCTCCTCGACGACCTGCTGCTGTGCCGCGACGCACTGACGACCGCGGGATACGACGTGATCGTCGTCGACCAGACCACACCGGAACAGAAGCGGATGGGGCTGCGAACGGTGGCCACCGTGGTGCCCGGTCTGCTGCCGATCGACTTCGGCTGGGCCCGTCAGCGCGCCCTGCACATGCCCCGGTTGCGCACGGCGTTCCGGCGCGCCGGACTGCGGGGGAGTGATCTCGGTGAATCCGAACTACGCCGGGTTCCGCACCCGTTCCCCTGA
- a CDS encoding thiazolylpeptide-type bacteriocin, producing MPQNSLESLAQEILELESETFEITDYSDASEVMLGSSTSCSSTSTCSSTTSTTSCTA from the coding sequence ATGCCGCAGAACTCTCTGGAATCGCTCGCCCAGGAAATCCTGGAGCTCGAGTCCGAGACCTTCGAGATCACCGACTACTCGGACGCCAGCGAGGTCATGCTGGGCTCGTCCACCAGTTGCAGCAGCACCAGCACATGCAGCAGCACGACCAGCACCACCAGCTGCACCGCCTGA
- a CDS encoding amidohydrolase, with protein sequence MLPVTTDTAAVLDGLPKVLRPAVEVYLDIHRHPELSGAEERTAALAARRLTTAGFQVTTGVGGHGVVGLLRNGPGPVVMLRAELDALPVREATGLPYASEAVVPDSAGRPVPVMHACGHDLHLACLTGTASLLSAMAGHWRGTLMIVGQPAEETLCGARAMLEDGLYSRFAPPGVVLAQHTAPLPAGMVAHAHGPILAGSRMIEVVVHGTGGHAASPHLTVDPVVAAAAIVLRLQTVVSRESSPAEQVVLTVGSLHAGTRGNVVPDAATLEISARAFSEEALDRVTAAVRRIVAAECAASGCPRAPTVRTVSRSHPTVSDASAATAVRDIHEHVLGPERVAGWLPSTATEDFPLFGSAGSRLHGAVGVRVAYWMLGCVGPRQWAETPGESAAAKMASLPPNHSPFFRPDPRLAVPAGITALATAALSHLAGPAAVPAPRPAPSG encoded by the coding sequence ATGCTCCCTGTCACGACCGACACCGCCGCGGTCCTCGACGGCCTGCCGAAAGTCCTGCGCCCCGCTGTCGAGGTCTATCTCGACATCCACCGGCACCCCGAACTCTCCGGTGCCGAGGAGCGCACCGCCGCGCTCGCCGCCCGGCGTCTGACCACCGCGGGGTTCCAGGTCACCACCGGAGTCGGCGGACACGGTGTGGTCGGTCTGCTGCGCAACGGACCCGGTCCCGTCGTCATGCTCCGCGCCGAACTCGACGCCCTGCCGGTACGCGAGGCCACCGGTCTGCCCTACGCCAGCGAGGCTGTCGTCCCCGACAGCGCGGGGCGGCCCGTACCCGTCATGCACGCCTGTGGTCATGACCTGCATCTGGCCTGTCTGACCGGGACGGCGTCCCTGCTGTCCGCCATGGCAGGCCACTGGCGCGGGACGCTGATGATTGTCGGTCAGCCCGCGGAGGAGACGCTTTGCGGGGCCCGGGCCATGCTCGAGGACGGACTGTACTCCCGCTTCGCCCCTCCCGGAGTTGTCCTCGCCCAGCACACCGCGCCGCTGCCCGCCGGTATGGTCGCCCACGCGCACGGCCCCATCCTCGCGGGCAGCAGGATGATCGAGGTGGTCGTCCACGGAACGGGCGGCCACGCCGCAAGCCCTCATCTGACCGTGGATCCCGTGGTCGCAGCCGCGGCGATCGTGCTGCGGCTGCAGACAGTGGTGTCCCGGGAGAGCTCTCCCGCGGAACAGGTCGTCCTCACCGTCGGTTCCCTGCACGCCGGGACGCGGGGCAACGTGGTACCGGACGCCGCCACCCTGGAGATATCGGCGCGGGCGTTCTCCGAGGAGGCACTTGACCGCGTCACAGCGGCGGTGCGGCGCATCGTCGCCGCGGAGTGCGCGGCATCGGGATGCCCCCGCGCACCGACCGTGCGCACTGTTTCGAGGTCCCATCCCACTGTTTCGGATGCCTCGGCCGCCACCGCCGTCCGCGACATCCACGAACACGTGCTGGGCCCCGAGCGCGTCGCCGGGTGGCTGCCGTCGACGGCCACCGAGGACTTCCCTCTCTTCGGGTCCGCCGGATCCCGGCTCCACGGTGCTGTCGGCGTCCGTGTCGCGTACTGGATGCTGGGCTGTGTCGGGCCCCGCCAGTGGGCCGAGACCCCGGGGGAATCCGCCGCGGCGAAGATGGCGTCACTTCCGCCCAACCACTCGCCGTTCTTCCGCCCGGATCCCAGGCTGGCCGTCCCCGCCGGCATCACCGCGCTGGCTACTGCCGCCCTCTCCCATCTGGCAGGCCCGGCCGCGGTGCCCGCACCTCGGCCGGCGCCCTCCGGGTGA
- a CDS encoding alpha-L-rhamnosidase has translation MISRRNILAGAAATVGAVAAGAGPAVAAPASAPAEGRAGKSALRITSPTVEYVQQPLGLDTARPRLSWPMDSAGQGQGQRQSAYQVRVASSAGDLSRPDVWDSGKVVSGESVLVPYTGPELKPRTRYFWAVRVWDADDGVSEWSAPSWWETGLMDASQWSAKWISAPAALTDAPSLEGGSWIWFPEGEPANSAPAATRWFRRTVDLPDGVIAATLAISADNVYAVSLNGTEIAHTDLKTDNEGWSHPAVLDVLDHVRSGSNTLAVSAVNATVGPAGLIGVLVLTTSSGEKKVFTDGSWKSTDQEPADGWREPGFDDSEWRAAKVAAAWGAGPWGRVVPVVSAANQLRHEFRLPGRKVARARLYATALGLYEAHLNGRRLGRDQLAPGWTDYRKRVQYQTYDVTSAVRAGTNALAAYVAPGWYAGNVGMFGPHQYGEHPALLVQLEVEYADGTSERITSGPDWRAAGGPILSADLLSGETYDARKETAGWTSAGFDDRSWLAVREADNDVPGQIVAQVDGPVRIAKELPAKDVTEPVPGVFVFDLGQNMVGSVRLRVSGAAGTTVRLRHAEVLNPDGTVYTENLRTAAATDLYTLKGGGEETYEPRFTFHGFRYVEVTGFPGTPAAQAVTGRVMHTSAPFTFEFETNVPMLNKLHSNITWGQRGNFLSVPTDTPARDERLGWTGDINVFAPTACYTMESARFLTKWLVDLRDAQTPEGAFTDVAPMVGTVGNGVAGWGDAGVTVPWALYQAYGDRKVLTDAWPSVQAWLRYLEKNSDGLLRPDSGYGDWLNVSDETPKDVIATAYFAHSADLGARIATELGKDTEPWTDLSARVRTAFRAAYVASDGRVKGDTQTSYVLALSMNLMPDALRKAAADRLVALIEAKDWHLSTGFLGTPRLLPVLTDTGHTDVAYRLLQQRTFPSWGYQIDKGSTTMWERWDSIQPDGSFQSPAMNSFNHYAYGSVGEWMYANIAGIAAGRAGYRQVVIRPRPGGGVTSATARFASPYGPVSTQWQQRAGGFVLSCSVPANTTAEVWIPADEPSSVQRTHGTFVRVEDGCAVFEVGSGSHRFTV, from the coding sequence GTGATCAGTAGAAGGAACATCCTCGCGGGCGCCGCAGCCACGGTGGGTGCCGTGGCCGCCGGAGCCGGACCGGCCGTGGCCGCACCCGCATCCGCGCCCGCCGAGGGACGCGCGGGCAAGAGCGCTCTGCGCATCACCTCTCCGACCGTCGAGTACGTTCAGCAACCACTGGGCCTGGACACGGCCCGTCCTCGCCTGAGCTGGCCGATGGACTCGGCCGGACAAGGACAAGGACAAAGGCAGAGCGCGTACCAGGTGCGGGTCGCATCGAGCGCCGGAGATCTTTCCCGGCCGGACGTGTGGGACAGCGGCAAGGTCGTCTCGGGCGAGTCCGTCCTCGTCCCGTACACCGGACCCGAACTCAAGCCGCGTACACGCTACTTCTGGGCGGTGCGGGTGTGGGACGCCGACGACGGCGTCTCGGAGTGGAGCGCGCCTTCGTGGTGGGAGACCGGCCTGATGGACGCGTCCCAGTGGTCCGCGAAGTGGATCTCCGCTCCGGCCGCCCTCACCGACGCCCCCTCCCTGGAGGGCGGTTCGTGGATCTGGTTCCCCGAGGGCGAACCCGCGAACAGCGCTCCGGCGGCCACCCGCTGGTTCCGCCGCACCGTCGACCTGCCGGACGGCGTCATCGCGGCCACACTGGCCATCAGTGCGGACAACGTCTATGCCGTCTCCCTCAACGGCACCGAGATAGCGCACACCGACCTGAAGACGGACAACGAGGGCTGGAGTCACCCGGCCGTGCTCGATGTCCTCGACCACGTGCGTTCGGGCTCGAACACTCTGGCGGTCTCGGCGGTCAACGCCACGGTGGGGCCCGCCGGCCTGATCGGCGTGCTGGTCCTCACCACGTCCTCCGGCGAGAAGAAGGTCTTCACCGACGGCTCGTGGAAGTCCACGGACCAGGAGCCGGCCGACGGCTGGCGCGAGCCCGGCTTCGACGACAGCGAGTGGCGGGCGGCGAAGGTGGCCGCCGCGTGGGGGGCGGGGCCGTGGGGCCGGGTCGTACCGGTCGTCTCCGCTGCCAACCAACTGCGGCACGAATTCCGGCTGCCGGGCAGGAAGGTGGCCCGGGCCCGCCTGTACGCCACGGCTCTCGGCCTGTACGAGGCCCATCTCAACGGCCGGCGGCTGGGACGCGACCAACTGGCCCCGGGCTGGACCGACTACCGCAAGCGCGTGCAGTACCAGACCTACGACGTGACGAGCGCCGTGCGCGCGGGCACCAACGCGCTCGCCGCGTACGTCGCCCCCGGCTGGTACGCGGGCAACGTCGGCATGTTCGGTCCGCATCAGTACGGTGAACACCCTGCGCTGCTGGTTCAGTTGGAGGTCGAGTACGCGGACGGGACCAGCGAACGCATCACATCGGGGCCGGACTGGCGCGCCGCCGGCGGGCCGATCCTCTCCGCCGACCTGTTGTCGGGCGAGACCTACGACGCGAGGAAGGAGACAGCCGGGTGGACCTCGGCCGGCTTCGACGACCGCTCGTGGCTTGCGGTACGCGAGGCTGACAACGATGTCCCGGGGCAGATCGTCGCACAGGTGGACGGTCCGGTGCGCATCGCGAAGGAACTCCCCGCCAAGGATGTCACCGAGCCCGTGCCCGGCGTCTTCGTCTTCGACCTGGGCCAGAACATGGTCGGCTCGGTTCGGCTGCGCGTCTCGGGCGCTGCGGGAACCACCGTCCGCCTGCGCCACGCCGAGGTGCTGAACCCCGACGGCACGGTCTACACCGAGAACCTCAGGACGGCCGCCGCCACGGACCTCTACACCCTCAAAGGGGGAGGTGAGGAAACGTACGAGCCGCGTTTCACCTTCCACGGGTTCCGCTATGTCGAGGTGACCGGGTTCCCCGGCACGCCGGCCGCGCAGGCCGTAACCGGGCGGGTGATGCACACATCGGCGCCGTTCACGTTCGAGTTCGAGACCAATGTGCCGATGCTCAACAAGCTGCACAGCAACATCACTTGGGGGCAGCGCGGCAACTTCCTGTCCGTCCCGACGGACACGCCGGCCCGCGACGAGCGGCTGGGCTGGACCGGTGACATCAACGTCTTCGCTCCCACGGCCTGTTACACCATGGAGTCCGCCCGCTTCCTGACCAAGTGGCTGGTCGACCTCCGTGACGCGCAGACGCCGGAGGGCGCGTTCACGGACGTGGCACCCATGGTCGGCACCGTCGGCAACGGAGTCGCGGGCTGGGGAGACGCGGGGGTCACAGTCCCCTGGGCGCTGTACCAGGCATACGGCGACCGGAAGGTCCTCACCGACGCCTGGCCCTCGGTCCAGGCGTGGCTGCGCTATCTGGAGAAGAACAGCGACGGACTGCTCCGGCCGGACAGTGGATACGGTGACTGGCTGAACGTGTCGGACGAGACACCCAAGGACGTCATCGCGACCGCCTACTTCGCCCACAGCGCGGACCTGGGAGCGCGTATCGCCACGGAACTGGGCAAGGACACCGAGCCCTGGACCGACCTCTCCGCGCGCGTACGCACGGCATTCCGGGCGGCGTACGTGGCGTCCGACGGCAGGGTGAAGGGCGACACGCAGACCTCCTACGTCCTCGCACTGTCCATGAACCTGATGCCGGACGCCCTGCGCAAAGCGGCAGCCGACCGCCTCGTCGCCCTCATCGAGGCGAAGGACTGGCATCTGTCCACCGGCTTCCTCGGTACCCCGCGGCTGCTGCCCGTCCTCACCGACACCGGTCACACCGATGTCGCCTACCGGCTGCTGCAACAGCGCACGTTCCCCAGCTGGGGCTACCAGATCGACAAGGGTTCGACGACCATGTGGGAGCGCTGGGACTCCATCCAGCCCGACGGCAGCTTCCAGAGCCCGGCGATGAACTCCTTCAACCACTACGCCTACGGATCGGTGGGCGAGTGGATGTACGCCAACATCGCCGGTATCGCCGCGGGCCGTGCGGGCTACCGACAGGTCGTCATCCGCCCCCGCCCGGGTGGGGGCGTCACGTCCGCCACGGCACGGTTCGCCTCCCCGTACGGACCGGTGTCCACCCAATGGCAGCAGCGGGCCGGCGGCTTTGTGCTGTCGTGCAGCGTGCCGGCCAACACCACCGCGGAGGTGTGGATTCCGGCGGACGAGCCCAGCAGTGTCCAGCGCACCCACGGAACGTTCGTGCGTGTGGAGGACGGCTGCGCGGTGTTCGAGGTCGGCTCGGGCAGCCACCGCTTCACCGTGTGA
- a CDS encoding TOBE domain-containing protein, whose product MQSYTIGQAARLLGVSPDTARRWADAGRVSTHRDEGGRRLIDGRDLAAFSVELAKTGGQEDVSVTSVRNAFPGIVTAVKLGDVAAQVEIQAGPHRLVSLLTREAVEELGLEVGMEATARVKSTNVHIDRT is encoded by the coding sequence ATGCAGTCCTACACTATCGGCCAGGCCGCTCGACTCCTCGGCGTGAGCCCCGATACCGCGCGGCGATGGGCGGACGCCGGGCGGGTGTCCACACACCGGGACGAGGGTGGGCGGCGGCTCATCGACGGTCGGGACCTGGCCGCGTTCTCGGTGGAGCTTGCGAAGACCGGTGGGCAGGAGGACGTCTCTGTCACTTCCGTGCGCAATGCGTTCCCGGGCATCGTCACTGCCGTCAAGCTCGGTGATGTAGCGGCGCAGGTGGAGATCCAGGCCGGTCCGCACAGGCTGGTCTCCCTGCTGACCCGGGAGGCCGTCGAGGAACTTGGGCTTGAGGTCGGCATGGAGGCCACTGCCCGTGTGAAGTCCACCAACGTGCACATCGATCGCACGTGA
- a CDS encoding MerR family transcriptional regulator yields the protein MPSYRIREAVALSGRIADTFRHWFHGGKPHAERDEPVSGSNRAGTPLFERELRRTERTNNGRSARNCSDFVTGLNFGGVTAQSEIAPDVPGSAHSRPGTGRGLRPEPGVPVVAMIKSTDAVVERSQRSTRTSL from the coding sequence ATGCCCAGCTACCGGATCAGAGAGGCAGTGGCCCTATCGGGCCGCATTGCCGACACATTCCGGCACTGGTTCCACGGCGGGAAACCGCACGCCGAGCGGGACGAGCCGGTCTCCGGATCGAACCGGGCCGGAACCCCTTTGTTCGAGCGGGAGTTGCGCCGCACCGAGCGGACGAACAATGGACGCTCGGCGCGCAACTGCTCCGACTTCGTCACCGGGCTGAACTTCGGTGGCGTGACGGCGCAGTCGGAGATCGCTCCGGACGTTCCGGGCAGTGCCCACAGCCGGCCGGGAACAGGCCGAGGACTGAGGCCGGAGCCCGGCGTTCCGGTGGTTGCCATGATCAAGTCGACCGATGCGGTCGTCGAGAGGTCGCAGAGGTCCACCCGGACGTCTCTGTGA
- the modA gene encoding molybdate ABC transporter substrate-binding protein: protein MTRSARRTRRTLQVAGTAAVALLALSACSSSDDSSASPGSSASASTGSSKKLSGTVTVFAAASLKESFTALGKEFEKAHPGTKVTFSFGGSDTLAASITGGAPADVFAAASPKTMAIVTDKKDAAGPPATFVRNQLEIATLPGNPDKITSLKDLTKPGPKVVLCDKTVPCGAAAQKALAASNLKLTPVSYEQDVKSALTKVELKEADAAVVYKTDVKAAGGKVDGVEFPESAKAINDYPIALLKDAPNAAAAKSFIALVRSAEGRRVLTAAGFLKP from the coding sequence ATGACCCGTTCCGCGCGCCGGACCCGCCGGACCCTGCAGGTGGCCGGCACAGCAGCCGTCGCGCTGCTGGCACTGAGCGCCTGCTCCTCGTCCGACGACTCGTCGGCCTCGCCGGGCTCGTCCGCCTCGGCGTCCACGGGCTCGTCGAAGAAGCTCTCCGGCACCGTGACAGTCTTCGCAGCCGCCTCGCTGAAGGAGAGCTTCACAGCCCTCGGCAAGGAGTTCGAGAAGGCCCACCCGGGTACGAAGGTCACCTTCAGTTTCGGCGGCAGCGACACACTCGCCGCGAGCATCACGGGGGGAGCCCCGGCTGATGTCTTCGCCGCTGCCAGTCCCAAGACGATGGCGATCGTGACGGACAAGAAGGACGCGGCCGGCCCGCCCGCCACCTTTGTGCGCAACCAGCTGGAGATCGCCACCCTGCCCGGAAACCCGGACAAGATCACCTCCCTCAAGGACCTGACCAAGCCGGGTCCGAAGGTTGTCCTGTGCGACAAGACGGTGCCGTGCGGCGCCGCCGCGCAGAAGGCCCTGGCCGCCAGCAACCTGAAGCTCACTCCGGTCTCCTACGAGCAGGACGTCAAGAGCGCCCTGACGAAGGTCGAGCTGAAAGAGGCCGATGCCGCAGTCGTCTACAAGACCGACGTGAAGGCGGCGGGTGGCAAGGTGGACGGCGTGGAGTTCCCCGAGTCGGCCAAGGCCATCAACGATTACCCGATCGCACTGCTCAAGGACGCGCCCAACGCCGCTGCCGCGAAGTCGTTCATCGCGCTGGTGCGCTCCGCCGAGGGCCGGCGCGTGCTGACGGCGGCCGGGTTCCTCAAGCCGTGA
- the modB gene encoding molybdate ABC transporter permease subunit: protein MTEPPTSGAATDTLRGGPRRRRVRAGVAGVPLPLLLPALAGLAFLVLPMVALLVRAPWHSLPDQLTSSEVWQALQLSLVCATSATAVSLVLGVPLAWVLARTRFPGRGIVRALVTLPLVLPPVVGGVALLLALGRNGVVGQWLDSWFGITLPFTTTGVVIAESFVAMPFLVISVEGTLRAADPRYEEAATTLGASRFTAFRRVTLPLIAPGIAAGSVLAWARALGEFGATITFAGNFPGRTQTMPLAVYLALQSDPAAAIALSLVLLAVSVAVLAGLRDRWMTAS from the coding sequence GTGACCGAGCCGCCCACGTCCGGTGCCGCGACCGACACCCTCAGGGGTGGGCCGCGGCGCCGGCGTGTCCGGGCGGGTGTTGCCGGGGTGCCTCTGCCTCTGTTGCTGCCCGCCCTGGCCGGACTGGCGTTCCTGGTGCTGCCGATGGTCGCCCTGCTCGTACGGGCTCCCTGGCACAGCCTGCCGGACCAGCTGACCAGTTCGGAGGTGTGGCAGGCCCTGCAGCTGTCCCTGGTCTGCGCGACCTCGGCCACGGCCGTGAGCCTGGTGCTGGGCGTGCCGCTGGCGTGGGTCCTCGCGCGTACGCGATTCCCGGGACGCGGCATCGTGCGAGCCCTGGTGACACTGCCGCTCGTGCTGCCACCCGTCGTGGGCGGTGTGGCGCTGCTCCTGGCACTCGGTCGCAACGGCGTCGTGGGGCAGTGGCTCGACTCGTGGTTCGGGATCACCCTGCCCTTCACCACTACGGGGGTGGTCATCGCGGAGTCGTTCGTGGCGATGCCCTTCCTCGTGATCAGTGTCGAGGGCACGCTGCGCGCCGCCGACCCGCGCTACGAGGAGGCCGCCACCACCCTGGGCGCCTCCCGCTTCACCGCGTTCCGCCGGGTCACCCTGCCGCTGATAGCGCCCGGGATCGCCGCGGGTTCGGTACTGGCCTGGGCCCGCGCGCTCGGCGAGTTCGGCGCGACCATCACCTTCGCGGGCAACTTCCCCGGCCGTACGCAGACGATGCCGCTTGCCGTGTACCTCGCCCTGCAGAGCGACCCGGCCGCCGCGATCGCCCTGAGCCTGGTACTGCTGGCCGTGTCGGTCGCGGTGCTGGCGGGGCTGCGGGATCGCTGGATGACGGCGTCATGA